The segment CTTATGGCCTATGGATTAATCCATCTGATTCGGTTGAAGGTCCTCCGATGATTGAGAGGATTGATCTGGCTGAGGATGATGTTGCCTTTATCGATGCCAATGGCGTCATCAAAACCATGGATAGTAGTGAGCCGTCACTGGCTCAGGTCTACTACCCGGATGTTGAGAACTGGTTCGATGTACTGGGTAAATATCGTTTCTGGTTGATGGTTCTGTTGTGGTTCCTGCTGACTATGGTTGTGGTATACCTCTATCGTATGTCCAGAGCTAACAAGATGGCGCGTGAAGAGGATGATGCGCTCTATCAGGAAGAGGAAGCCAGAATGCAGGGCGATCATGCAGCACACATGCATGAAGATCACACCATCCATCCAACCGATTCTTTGGATCATCTTGATGAGAAAAGGTGATTTGAGGTATGAGCCAGCCGGAAGCGGGCGCTAAACCTCGCATTGGTGAACTGCTGGTGGGCCGTGGGCTCATCAGCAGTGACCAGTTGCAGGAGGCGCTTGATCAGCAGCAGGCGGAGGGCGGAAGGCTAGGAGATATCCTGCTTTCCCGTCGCGCCATCACAACTGTCGCATTTTATGATGCCCTGACAGATCATTTCCGTCGTGGACGGATCGGTGACCTGCTGCTTGAAAGAGAGTTGATCAGTGAGTATCAGCTTCAGGAGATTCTTGAGACCCAGAAACAGTGGGGCACCCGCTTTGGTGATATTATTCTGGCCAAGGGGTGGGTGAAGCCCTTCTTCCTGAGTCAGGTGTTGGCTGATCACTTTGATAAACCGAACATCGATATGATCAAAAACAGGCTGGATCCGAGTATTCTCGACCGTGACAGCCTCTCTACCTATTCAGAAAACCTGTTTGTGCCGTGGCGCAGAGAGAATGGGCTGCTGAAGGTGGCAGTGGTTGATGTAACCCCTGAGCTACTGCAGATCGTGGATCGCGTGGTTGGTGAGCCGTTTGATTTTGTTATCACTTCAAAATTTGACATTATCTGGACACTGCAGGAGATCGGAAATCAGTTCTATACGGAAAAAGCGGTGCATGAGCTTGCCAATATTATGCCGCAGTTCTCCGCCAGTGAGGTGTTCACGCCTAAGCAGCTGATCTTTGCCTTTGTCTGGATGACCCTGAGTGTGGCTGCCCTGACGCTCTGGCCGATTAACTCCATCATCGCCTTGAATCTGGCGATCTCAGTCTTCCTGCTGCTTAACTTTGCCCTGCGTATGGTCTTGACCTGGGTGGGCGGTGATCAGTATTTTGATAATCTGGTAACCGATGAAGAGGTGAACGCGATAGATGAACGGACGCTGCCGGTCTATTCGATCCTGCTGCCGATGTACCATGAGTCAGCAACACTTCCGCATATCGCGCAGGCACTTCGTTCCCTCGATTATCCGCTCTCCAAGCTCGATATTAAATTGATTCTTGAGCAGGATGATGATGAAACCATTGAGACTGCGAAAGATCTCGGTCTTGAGGGTATCTTTGAGATTATCCGTGTGCCGGAGTCATTCCCGAGAACAAAGCCCAAAGCGTGTAACTATGCCCTGCACTTCTGCCGGGGAGAGCTTGCCACCATTTATGATGGTGAGGATGCACCGGAACCGGATCAGCTGAAAAAGGTTGTGATCGCTTTCCAGAAAGCACCAAAGAATACTGCGGTGATTCAGGCCAGATTGAACTACTTCAACGTGGCAGAGAACTGGTTGACCCGCATGTTTACCATGGAGTACTCCCTCTGGTTTGATTTCTACCTGCCAGCTCTGGATGCGCTGCGTATTCCTATTCCGCTTGGCGGTACCTCCAACCACTTTAAGATGGATGTACTGCGTGAAATGCAGGGCTGGGATCCCTATAATGTAACTGAGGATTGCGATCTTGGTGTACGACTGACGCAGCGCTTCTATCGTGTGGGTGTTGTGAACTCGACCACCTATGAAGAGGCCAATAACTCGATTCCTAACTGGATTCGCCAGCGCTCCCGCTGGTTGAAAGGTTATATGCAGAGCTATCTGGTGCATATGCGTGCGCCACTAAAGCTCTATGGCGAGTTAGGCCATATCGGTTTCTGGGGTTTTCAGTTCTTTATTGGTGGAACGATTGTGAGTGCGCTGGTTACCCCGATTCTGTTCTTAATGTATATCCTCTGGCTGATTACGCAGACGATGGTGTTTGATCCCTATTTCCCATCTATCGTGCTCTACATTAATCTGTTTAATCTGCTTATTGCCAATGGCTTCCTGATCTATCTGTTTATGCTCAGTGGCTTCAAGCGCAGATATTTTGACCTGATTCCATGGGCTCTAACCGTACCTTTCTACTGGATTTTGCAGTCATGGGCCGGGTACAAAGGGCTCTGGCAGTTGATTCATAACCCGTTCTACTGGGAGAAAACCCATCACGGTCTGACAACATTCGAAGTGTCTCATGATAAGGATGAAGGGGCGCCAACGCATGCGCCGGGACCTGCCAAATGAGTGCTGAAAGCAATCGGACAGGCTTGGAAGGGCAGCTGTTCCTTGCCTTAATGACCATTATTCTCGCGGGCATGACGATCTGGATTTTATCCAATGGATTTATGCTCGATTCAGCGACTATTCGCTGGACGCGTGTGGTCAGTGCGCTGGATGCCGAGCATATTATGGTAGAGAACCTCTCTTTCCTGATGCCGCATCTGCCGCTCTATCTGCTTATTCCTTTCTATTATATTCCCGGTCTGGCCACAGGTGCGGCGCCATACCTGCTTTCGCTACTGGTCGCTATTTATCTGCTGCACCTGTGGGCGAAGAATCTGAAAGAGGTGGAGCTCAGTGAGCACAGGCTGGTAATTCTTGGGCTTTTGGTGGTGCTTCACCCCGCCTTTCTCTGGAGTGCAACCGCAGGTAGTCATATTGCACTGAGTATGCTCGCTTTTTATCTGCTTTACCGTGCCGCTC is part of the Mariprofundus sp. NF genome and harbors:
- a CDS encoding glycosyltransferase family 2 protein, with the translated sequence MSQPEAGAKPRIGELLVGRGLISSDQLQEALDQQQAEGGRLGDILLSRRAITTVAFYDALTDHFRRGRIGDLLLERELISEYQLQEILETQKQWGTRFGDIILAKGWVKPFFLSQVLADHFDKPNIDMIKNRLDPSILDRDSLSTYSENLFVPWRRENGLLKVAVVDVTPELLQIVDRVVGEPFDFVITSKFDIIWTLQEIGNQFYTEKAVHELANIMPQFSASEVFTPKQLIFAFVWMTLSVAALTLWPINSIIALNLAISVFLLLNFALRMVLTWVGGDQYFDNLVTDEEVNAIDERTLPVYSILLPMYHESATLPHIAQALRSLDYPLSKLDIKLILEQDDDETIETAKDLGLEGIFEIIRVPESFPRTKPKACNYALHFCRGELATIYDGEDAPEPDQLKKVVIAFQKAPKNTAVIQARLNYFNVAENWLTRMFTMEYSLWFDFYLPALDALRIPIPLGGTSNHFKMDVLREMQGWDPYNVTEDCDLGVRLTQRFYRVGVVNSTTYEEANNSIPNWIRQRSRWLKGYMQSYLVHMRAPLKLYGELGHIGFWGFQFFIGGTIVSALVTPILFLMYILWLITQTMVFDPYFPSIVLYINLFNLLIANGFLIYLFMLSGFKRRYFDLIPWALTVPFYWILQSWAGYKGLWQLIHNPFYWEKTHHGLTTFEVSHDKDEGAPTHAPGPAK